GAGAGAGAAACTCCTAACAGGTATAAAGGTTGCAAGGGTTTGTCCTCCAATCTCTCATTTACTCTTTGCGGATGATAGTCTTTTCTTCTGCAAAATAAAAAGTGAGGAATATCAGATTATTCTCAGAATCTTAAAGGAATACGAAGCATTTTCAGGACAGCAGATAAACTTTGAAAAATCTTCGATCCAATTTGGGCACAAGATTGATGAACTATTGAGACAAGATTTGCGGGATATTCTCGGAATACAAAATTTAAGTGGGATGAGATCATATTTGGGGATACCTGAGAATTTGGGAGGATCAAAGATCCAAGTTTTTGGGTTCGTTCAAGAGCTTTTAAACAATAGAGTAAATGAATGGATTTTCAAGTTCTTTACCAAGTGGGGGTAAAGAAGTAATTATAAAGTATGTGGTAACAGTTCTGCCAAATTACGTAATATCCTGTTACTGTATCCCGAAAACGGTGATGAAGAAGCTGACGAGTACAGTGGCACAGTTTTGGTGAAGTCCGGGAGAAAATACTCGTCGTATGCATTGGAAATCATGTGATAAAATTTGTGCCCCTAAGGATGAAGGAGAGCTGGGTTTCAAAGATCTCACGGATTTCAATACATTAATGCTTGGGAAATAACTATGGAGGCTGATTGAAAAACCAAACACTTTATTTTCTCGAGTGTTCAAAGAAAGGTATTTCAGGAATGCATCACCCCTGGAACCTATTAGATCGTACTCGTTATCTTATGGCTGGCGTAGTATTATCTATGCTAGATATCTAGTTAGCAAAGGACTAATCAAAAAGGTGGGATCAGGATCATCTATCTCAGTATGGAATGATCTCTGGCTTCCATCCACTCGCCCGAGACCAGCAAATAAAAATCAACACAATCTTTATCCGGACCTTACAGTGGATTCTCTCATAGATGTAACATCCAAAACATGGAATTCACAGGCTATTCGGACTCTGGTGGACCCGGAAGATGCAATATTGAGAGTATTCCTTTAAGTCGATTTCAGGTAGAAGATCGGGATGGATGGCATTTTTCTAAAAGTGGGATTTATACAGTTAAATCTGGATATCAGGTAAAACGAGTGTACCCCGACAGTGGACGGACAATACCAGAGTATGGTCCTTCGGTTTTACCCCTGAAGGTGCATTGCTGGAAAGTACCTTGCACATCTAAGATAAAACACTTTTTGGCAACCAGTAACATGATGTATAGCGGTGAAGAAAAATTTACGCTCACGGGGAATCCATGGGGACACAACTTGTGCACGATGTGGAGCATCCGAAGAGTCCATAATCATGTGTTATTTGAATGTTCACCAGCAATTCAGGTTTGGCCACTTTCACGAATTCCGTCGAACCCAGACATTTTTCCCTTACAATCTCTATTTCAAACATGGATCACTTATTTTGGAGGGTTACACCGGATATGGAAAATCATCAACTTGCATGGATCTTATGATATATATGGAAAGGAAGGAATAACAAAATTTTCAGTATACTGGATATCGATCTGCGGGAAACTCTTAAATTAGCAGAAACGGAGTCGGTACTCTGGGCTGAGGCGCAAATTCTAATTACGCAGAGAACAGTCCAAGCTCGGATTGCAACGGACGCGTCTGTTCCATCTATTCCAAGTATATGGTGTTTCACGGATAGATCTTGGAAAGACGACGAAATTTTTTTGGGCCAAGGGTGGTATAGTACGCTAGAGGGTTTTGATGGTCTAATGGGAGAAAGAAATACAAGAGCGAGTCAATCACCCTTTCACCCGGAGATAGAAGCTCTTATTTGGGCTATGAAATGTATAAGGAAGCTAAGACATTTCAACGTCACTTTTGCAACGGATTGTTCTTATTTGGTGAAGATGGTTTCTGATCTTGAAGAGTGGCCAGCATTTACAAGTTATTTGGAAGATATACAGTTTTTGAAGACGAGTTTCAACAGTTTAGAGTTCATCCATATACCACAGACGCAGAATTCAATAGCGGACAGTATTGAACGTAGTGTAAGAAATCAACCGTTGTTTGTTGTCCATATGGACGCAGAACTACTAGTTTGGTCAACAGAGATTATATGAGTCTTGTTTGTTGCCGACAAAAAAAAAAAAAATTTACAGAACCATATAAAACATATTTGCCGTATAATAATTCGATAATGACGAAAAAACCACAGAAGTCAAAAGGACGAAAAAACCGTGACCACTCCAAAACGACACCGTATAACGCCTTAGGGTTATGAGCTATGACACGAAGTCGTTCCGGTTCGGTCGTCACTAGAAGCGGTCGTCGTAAAGATCTTTGTAGAGACGGTGTAGCAATTAGAAGAAGCGGTCGTTTCTTTCCTCCACGAAAAAATTCTTTCGTCTGCTGAATAAATTCTGATTTGATTTAGAGATGGCGGCTGCTTTGTCGAGCAGATTTCTCAACACCGTTCGTTGTAGCAGATTGGTTAGTCTCTTCTTCAAAACTCTTTCTTAATATCTGATGATGATGTGTCTCCATCAGTTTTCTCTTTTCCCAATTTCAAAAAATGGTTTCTTTTTATCGTCTCCTACATAGACTACATGAGCTTCTTATTAAAAAAAGATTACTACTTTGATCTTCTTTTTTGTTCTGATCTTGAATCTGGAGCTTCTCATAAACAAGATTAGTACTTTGATGGTTTGTTCTGTTTTGATCTTGAATCGAGCTTAGCTGAGTTTACTAGGAGATTTAACCGTTTTAATTATATGGTTTTGTGTTTGCAGACATCTGTGTCATCAGTCTATCAAAATGGGATGATGAGGTACTCATCTTCAGTTCCCAGCGATTCAGACACACATGATGACTTCAAGCCTACACAGAAAGTCCCTCCTGGTGGTTCCACGGACTCGTTAAAGGATCTCGTTGAGAATGTAACCTTGGAGCTTTTGTTATTTGAATTTTGAGTTCTGCATCTGTTTGGAGTTGTTTGATGATGATGATGTTTTGCTTTGGATTGTTAATAGGATGTGAAGGAGAATCCTGTGATGCTCTACATGAAAGGAGTCCCTGAAGCTCCTCAGTGTGGGTTTAGCTCACTAGCCGTGAGAGTTCTCCAACAGTATAGTAAGTTTTTCGATCTACTTTGTAGTTGTATATTTGAAGCCATCCCTTTTTTTTTTAGATGCTCTCAGTCAATATGTGTTTCTGGTGTTCAGATGTTCCTATAGGTGCCAGAAACATTCTTGAAGATCCAGAGTTGAAAAACGCTGTGAAATCATTCAGGTGAGAGATGAGGCTTTATACAGAGAGCTATATGTAGTCTCATTCCAAGATATGATATTATATGTTTTGAATCTGATTAATGGCTTCTTCTGTGTAGCCATTGGCCTACATTTCCACAGATCTTCATCAAGGGAGAGTTTATTGGAGGCTCAGACATCATTCTCAACATGCACAAGGTTACCATCACCAAGACTAAACCCTTTTTGTTTTACTGTATTCACATTGTGTTTCCATTATGATCTCAAGTCCTTTTGTTCAATTCCAGGAAGGTGAACTGGAGGAGAAGCTTAAAGACGTCTCTGCAAACCATAAGTCTCAGTAAGCTTGTAGAGATTTTGATCCAAGTCTGAAGTTATATGTGCACTGCTGAATGAAGCTATTATTATGTTTTTTGTTTTTCTTGTTTCTTCTTTACATAAGAATGCCTTTTGATGTACGGTAATAATAAAAGTCTCAAGAAACTTGTTATGAACAAAACTTGATATATTATATTATTAAAGAGCTTTTATTTCATTATTCATAATCAAGAATCGAAAGAGCAGAAAAAGCAAAAATTAAATCACAAAACAGTCGACGTATACCCCAAGAAACCACCCACTATATATAATATATTACACACCATGTATGAAAATAGCTATAGATGCTTTTTGAAGCCTTAACGTGAGCCCTCAAGACCGAGCCTTGAGGCGAGCCAGTGAACGA
This sequence is a window from Brassica oleracea var. oleracea cultivar TO1000 chromosome C1, BOL, whole genome shotgun sequence. Protein-coding genes within it:
- the LOC106325394 gene encoding monothiol glutaredoxin-S15, mitochondrial-like, which gives rise to MAAALSSRFLNTVRCSRLTSVSSVYQNGMMRYSSSVPSDSDTHDDFKPTQKVPPGGSTDSLKDLVENDVKENPVMLYMKGVPEAPQCGFSSLAVRVLQQYNVPIGARNILEDPELKNAVKSFSHWPTFPQIFIKGEFIGGSDIILNMHKEGELEEKLKDVSANHKSQ